TGCTCGTTCACCTTTTCGGTCAACATAACCGTGAACAGTGCCACTTCGGCCACCAGAACTTTTTATGATGCCTTGGATATCCACATCTTCATTTTTGAGGTTGTCAAGTAGGGTTTCTCCTTCCCGATCACTGGCTATTTTTCCAATAAAACCGGTGTCCAGACCCAATCTTGCCAATCCTATAATGGTGTTGGCAGCTGATCCTCCACAACTTTCGTGTAAATTTTTTATTTGCCCTTCCTCCTCTTTGCAGGCAATCCTGTTAACCTGAAAAAGCCGGTCTAGATTCAATGCTCCAAAACCCACCACATCCAGCTTCATGGAAACAACTCTTTAAGATAAATCTTATAATCTCCTAACTGTCCACCGTAATTTCCAGCTGAAATTCCAAGAACACCGTTATATTCCAGTAAAACATGTATCCCTATTTTCATGGCTTTTTTAAGACTTTCCATATCAAGACCATTTAAAACAATCTCAGGGATATACTCAACACCCTCTGGAACCATGGAATCTGCACCTAAAACATGTTGCAGGGTGGGGCAGTAGGGGTGGTTGGTGGTTGGTCCAATCCAGGGATAGTTGGTTTCTGGTTTGGATGCTGCTGAACAAATATCAAAGGGAGTAATAACTCCTTCCACAGCTTCAATAGCTTTCAGAGCCGCTCTACCACCTTCCAGCACATCTTTTTTGCTGTTACAGAAGTACCAAAAGTTTGCCCCCATGATTCCTTTCATGTATCCTAATTTTTGTTCTATAAGGAAATCTGGTATGGCAATGGGCACCACAATCATATGTCTACCATATAATTCGTCTTTCCATTCATAACCATCTCCGCAGTGGCCTACATTTTTCATGGTGTCAATATAGCCAACTGGATTGATGGATGCATCAAAGACTGATGTGAATGGTTTAACCAGTATATCTTGCCGTATACGATAGGAGAGTTCAACTTCGAACCTTTCAGGATCTTCTTTATCATACCAGAATTGTAATATAACTCCATTTCTACCATCAGGAGTCTTATCTTCAGTTAACCAACATTCGATTCCGCCTTCTACACGTCCAATCACGGTTCCTGGCGTGGAAGTTGCATCATATGCGGCTCTTTTCAGTGTTTCTTCATCATCAGCAGTAACTATGACTCTGCAGCAGATACCATTAAATGCCTCAGCATAGGTGTCTACTATTTTATCCAATGGTGATTTGAGATGAGAAGTGTTCATTATCCTAATCCTCCTATTGATTCTCCTCTAATTTCTTTACGAAACTTTTCACTATCTTCTGTTAACTCTTTTAGATTTTCAGGAGTAACTAGTTCCAGCCTTGTGTTGGTATTTTTCAATTTAGAGATTAATTCTGGGTTAACATCATACTTTTCCAGTGTTTTATCAGGGTTATCATTGAATGAACTGACAAATTCCATCACCAACTTACTGTTATATTGGTAAAACAGACTTGCTATTATAGAAGTTATGACTGTATTATCTGTGATAACTGCAATAGAAGCCTCTTTAACTGCATATTCATTACCATTAAATGAAACAGCCATGCCTCCATGTTCTCGGGCATAGCGAAGTGGTTCCACATCGGTGATACTATCTCCTACATACATCAAATTATGGGGTTGGAAACCATGCTTATGGATAATATCTAAAACAGCCTCTTTTTTAGCTTCTCCACCTACAGGTTTCACATCATGAAACAGGGAACCAATTTCCATTTCAGGGATTTTATCCCAGAAAATACGTTCCAAATTATCAAAATCAGGGTTATTGATGATGGATAACTTAAATTTTTTAAGTTTAATCACATCTTCTTCACTCAAAGTATGGTTATCCAGATTCAGACGGGTGCAGTAACAGTGACTTAAGGGGAAGTGAGTTAAATCACACAGGGCCTTGATATAATGTTCATAGCTGGTGCTGACAATGAATGAAGGCATGAGGTTATTCACCAGACCCAGAGTTTCCTGGGCACCAGGGATGAGCAAAACATTTCTCGATGAAAAATCTTCCATATTTTGATTGGTGGCACCATATGCCTTTAAAAATGGCAAAATCAATTTTAAAGTATCACCAGCATTATATCCTGGCCTTTTAACTTCATCAACTAATATATCATCGTAACGGCTGATAATCTGGAAGAATTTTTCACCATCTTCAATAAAATGACCAGCCAGTTCAAAAGCATTATCATTGATTGATATAGGTCCTTCACAGTCAGAAACAAAGAATTTATTACTCAATTCACATCCTCCGGGGGTGTTCAAACAATATGAGTGTTTAAAACCATCAAAACTACATAGTTTTATTATCTTAAGTGAATTAAAATATTATTGGACTAAATATTTAAAATTAATTAAAATATTATTTTAATTCGCAGATTATTTTTCATGGAGTTCAACTGCCCGGGTAGGGCATATACGTTGACATTCTCCACATAATATGCATTTGTCCTGATCAACCACTACCTGGTCATCCACCATGTCCATGGCATCCACTGGGCACTTGTTCACGCAAACTCCACATCTTTGACAGGACATACTGTCTATAATCACTTCACCCTCTGAGGGACCGGTGATCTTACGCCTTTTAAAGAGTATGTGACCATCTTCCACCTGGAACAATTCTTCTTTCAGAGTGATTGCCTGGAACGGACAGGTTTCCACACATTGACCACAGTAAACGCATTCTTCTCCCACATGCACCGGTGAAGGCATCTCCAGTTCAATACAGTCCACTGGACACTCTTTAATACAAGCCCCACAGCCGATACACTCTTCTTCAGAAACATTGATTACTCTATGGGGTGAGGTGGCATGGATTATTTCTCCCAGATCTTCAACATCAAGTTTGCCATCCATCAAGGCTTTGATTTCTTCACTGACCAGTTCAGTGACATCCTGGGTGAACTCCTCCTCCTGATGACTGTAACTTACCTCACGGGTGATCTTGTTTAAAATAGAATCGATCTTAACTGTTTCACGAGCAAGTTTCTCACTTTCCTTTTCCAAAAGCTCTGAAGCAATTTCCATGGTTTTTATCTTATTATATCCTTCATAAGCTCGTTTACGTGATGAATATTTAATTGCAGTGGATGGACAAACATTCATACACTCCTCACATCGGGCACAATAAGATGGATTGATATAAGGAAGTTTACTCATCTTATCCACGTTGATAGCTCCTTTAGATGGGCAAACCCTGGTACAGGTCATACAGCCAATACATTTGTCATGGTTAACTACTATGGCTTTACCTCCCACCACCGAGCGGGGTAGAATTTCACCATATTTAATGGCTTCAGTGGGACAAACACGGGAACAGTAACCACAGCGCACACATTTATCCTCATCAATCTCACTGTGGGCTTCTTGATTCCCTGAACTAACTAAATGTATAGCTCCAGTACGACAGGCATCCACACAGGCACCGCACTGCCTGCACAGTTTGGTGTTGATATTTGGAACATTTTCTCTCCTTGGTTTGGAAAGGGTGGTTTCCATGGTGATGGCATCATATGGGCATGCTTCCCTGCACAGAATACATCCAAAACATTTATCATCAATTTCAATGTGATTATCCGGAGGAACTTCATGAACAGCATCTACTGGACAGGCCTTAAGACAGGGCCTATCAGTGCAGGAGGCGCATTTATCATGATCTACCTCGTATTCTACTTCCACATCTCTGAGTGGTTTGTAGATCTTCTTGGTTTCCTCTGATTTTTTAGAAGTATCAGTTGTGCTGGTCATTTTAATCAGCTCCTATAGGTAACTGAGATGCCTTAACAGTAATGTGAATAACTCCATCTTCCAGGGAAGTAGGATCCAACAGAAATCTGGACACAAAATAACCTGCAACCCCAAATGGACAGGTCTGATAACAGGTACTGCAACGGAGACATTTCTTGGTATCCCGTTTAATCACATTTTCTTTTTCATCATAGGTTATGGCTCCAGAGGGACATTCATCAACGCATAAACGGCATTTTTTACACTTATCCTCATCCCAGGTCACAATCCGCAGTTTCAGGCGGTCGGTGATCTTCTGGAAAGTATCCAGTATCAATTCATCATTGGCCAGTATGGATCTGGCACGTTCCACCAACTCAGTGATGGATAGATCGAATTTGTAAACTTCTTCATCTGATAAGTGAGTTATATCATCTCTTTTTCTTTCTATGGATTCTTCAAGAGTGTTAACCACCAGATTAATAATTTCCTTCTGTTCCTGAATGTGAGATATGAAGATGCCTTTCACAGCCCCTTTTACTGGACAATTGTTCAGGCATTCCTCGCAACCGATACACAGGGACTGATCAATAATAATTTTATTGTCTTCTTCATATATGGCGCCTGGAACTGGGCATGCTTTCAGACATTTCTTACAACGGATGCATAGGTAATCATCAATGACAAACATGCGATCTGTTGGTAAGATGGTGAACTCTTCTCTTATGAGATGATTTT
The sequence above is a segment of the Methanobacterium petrolearium genome. Coding sequences within it:
- a CDS encoding formylmethanofuran--tetrahydromethanopterin N-formyltransferase; amino-acid sequence: MNTSHLKSPLDKIVDTYAEAFNGICCRVIVTADDEETLKRAAYDATSTPGTVIGRVEGGIECWLTEDKTPDGRNGVILQFWYDKEDPERFEVELSYRIRQDILVKPFTSVFDASINPVGYIDTMKNVGHCGDGYEWKDELYGRHMIVVPIAIPDFLIEQKLGYMKGIMGANFWYFCNSKKDVLEGGRAALKAIEAVEGVITPFDICSAASKPETNYPWIGPTTNHPYCPTLQHVLGADSMVPEGVEYIPEIVLNGLDMESLKKAMKIGIHVLLEYNGVLGISAGNYGGQLGDYKIYLKELFP
- a CDS encoding 4Fe-4S binding protein, yielding MTSTTDTSKKSEETKKIYKPLRDVEVEYEVDHDKCASCTDRPCLKACPVDAVHEVPPDNHIEIDDKCFGCILCREACPYDAITMETTLSKPRRENVPNINTKLCRQCGACVDACRTGAIHLVSSGNQEAHSEIDEDKCVRCGYCSRVCPTEAIKYGEILPRSVVGGKAIVVNHDKCIGCMTCTRVCPSKGAINVDKMSKLPYINPSYCARCEECMNVCPSTAIKYSSRKRAYEGYNKIKTMEIASELLEKESEKLARETVKIDSILNKITREVSYSHQEEEFTQDVTELVSEEIKALMDGKLDVEDLGEIIHATSPHRVINVSEEECIGCGACIKECPVDCIELEMPSPVHVGEECVYCGQCVETCPFQAITLKEELFQVEDGHILFKRRKITGPSEGEVIIDSMSCQRCGVCVNKCPVDAMDMVDDQVVVDQDKCILCGECQRICPTRAVELHEK
- a CDS encoding 4Fe-4S binding protein, with translation MSSLIWYLYEFARKSWAESFAVARTNPEIVETPDRFRDFPEVFPEHCISCGACTAACPAPNAIRLVRSEDTAEEEGKAYPVINHRGCIRCGFCAEVCPTVPKTITCGENHLIREEFTILPTDRMFVIDDYLCIRCKKCLKACPVPGAIYEEDNKIIIDQSLCIGCEECLNNCPVKGAVKGIFISHIQEQKEIINLVVNTLEESIERKRDDITHLSDEEVYKFDLSITELVERARSILANDELILDTFQKITDRLKLRIVTWDEDKCKKCRLCVDECPSGAITYDEKENVIKRDTKKCLRCSTCYQTCPFGVAGYFVSRFLLDPTSLEDGVIHITVKASQLPIGAD